A genomic region of Alligator mississippiensis isolate rAllMis1 chromosome 4, rAllMis1, whole genome shotgun sequence contains the following coding sequences:
- the ETFRF1 gene encoding electron transfer flavoprotein regulatory factor 1, which translates to MKMASPLRGEVLNLYKNLLHLGREYPKGADYFRSRLKAAFLKNKEVKDPEQIKQLIAQGEFVIKELEALYYLRKYRAMKQRYYKDDNE; encoded by the exons ATGAAAATGGCCAGTCCTTTAAGAGGGGAAGTACTGAATCTTTACAAAAAT ctgctgcacctgggaagggaATATCCCAAAGGAGCAGACTACTTTAGAAGCCGTTTGAAGGCAGCTTTCCTAAAAAATAAGGAAGTGAAAGATCCTGAACAAATTAAACAACTAATTGCTCAAGGAGAATTTGTTATAAAAGAGTTAGAGGCCCTGTACTATCTGAGAAAGTACAGAGCTATGAAACAGCGCTACTACAAGGATGACAATGAGTGA